The proteins below come from a single Oncorhynchus keta strain PuntledgeMale-10-30-2019 chromosome 1, Oket_V2, whole genome shotgun sequence genomic window:
- the LOC118384011 gene encoding frizzled-9-like, translated as MEGSPLKILISLWCQLVVAGYSVELGTYDLERGRPAKCEPIVIPMCQGIGYNMTRMPNFMDHDNQKEAAIKLNEFAPLVEYGCDVHLRFFLCSLYTPMCTDKVSTSIPACRPMCEQARQKCSPIMEKFHYAWPDSLDCSKLPTRNDPNALCMEAPENDTKTEIKKGEGMLPVPPRPRQPGSGNGRSTGSLGSCENPEKFQYVEKSQSCAPRCSSAVDVFWSRRDKDFAFIWMTVWSTLCFVSTSFTVLTFLLDPHRFQYPERPIIFLSMCYNIYSVAFIIRSVAGAENIACDRENGELYIIQEGLESTGCTIVFLILYYFGMASSIWWVILTLTWFLAAGKKWGHEAIESHSNYFHMAAWGIPALKTIIILTMRKVAGDELTGLCYVGSMDSGALTGFVLIPLSCYLVIGTSFVLTGFVALFHIRKVMKTEGTNTEKLEKLMVKIGIYSILYTVPATCVIICYFYERLNMDYWKFRGLEGKCVSFPGRRNEDCSLDASVPTVAVFMLKIFMSLVVGITSGVWVWSSKTLQTWQGLCSRKLASDRTSRKPCGSVSCSTHCHYKAPAVVLHMAKTDPYSESPTHV; from the coding sequence ATGGAGGGGTCTCCTTTGAAGATACTGATTTCTCTCTGGTGTCAGTTGGTGGTTGCTGGCTACAGTGTGGAGCTAGGAACCTACGACCTGGAACGAGGTAGACCAGCCAAATGCGAACCCATAGTAATCCCCATGTGCCAGGGCATTGGCTACAACATGACCAGAATGCCCAATTTTATGGACCATGACAACCAAAAGGAGGCTGCCATCAAGCTGAATGAGTTTGCACCTCTAGTGGAGTACGGCTGTGATGTGCACCTTCGTttcttcctctgctctctctacacCCCCATGTGCACTGATAAAGTGTCTACCTCCATCCCAGCCTGCAGGCCCATGTGTGAGCAGGCCAGGCAGAAGTGCTCACCCATTATGGAGAAGTTCCACTACGCATGGCCTGACTCGCTGGATTGCTCCAAGCTCCCGACCAGGAATGACCCCAACGCGCTGTGCATGGAGGCTCCAGAGAACGACACCAAGACAGAGATCAAGAAGGGAGAGGGCATGCTTCCTGTTCCCCCTCGGCCAAGGCAACCGGGTAGCGGTAACGGGCGCTCCACTGGCAGTCTGGGGTCCTGCGAGAACCCAGAGAAGTTCCAGTACGTGGAGAAGAGCCAGTCGTGTGCTCCCCGCTGCTCCTCGGCAGTGGACGTGTTCTGGTCCAGAAGGGACAAGGACTTTGCCTTCATCTGGATGACGGTGTGGTCAACGCTCTGTTTCGTCTCCACGTCCTTCACCGTTCTCACCTTCCTCCTGGACCCCCATCGCTTCCAGTACCCTGAACGTCCCATCATCTTCCTCTCCATGTGCTACAACATCTACTCTGTGGCCTTCATCATCCGCTCGGTGGCCGGGGCCGAGAACATCGCCTGCGACCGGGAGAATGGCGAGCTCTACATCATCCAGGAGGGGCTGGAGTCCACAGGCTGCACCATCGTCTTCCTCATCCTCTACTACTTCGGTATGGCCTCGTCCATCTGGTGGGTCATACTTACCCTCACCTGGTTCCTGGCTGCTGGTAAGAAGTGGGGCCACGAGGCCATTGAGTCCCACAGCAACTACTTCCACATGGCCGCGTGGGGCATCCCGGCTCTGAagaccatcatcatcctcaccatgaGGAAGGTAGCAGGGGATGAGCTGACGGGTCTGTGCTACGTGGGCAGCATGGACTCTGGAGCGCTTACCGGCTTTGTGCTCATCCCTCTGTCCTGCTACCTGGTCATTGGCACGTCCTTCGTCCTCACCGGCTTTGTGGCGCTCTTCCACATCCGCAAGGTGATGAAAACCGAAGGCACCAACACGGAGAAGCTGGAGAAGCTGATGGTGAAGATCGGCATCTACTCCATCCTGTACACGGTGCCCGCCACCTGCGTCATCATCTGCTACTTCTACGAGAGGCTCAACATGGACTACTGGAAGTTCAGGGGGCTAGAGGGCAAGTGCGTGTCGTTCCCCGGGCGCCGGAACGAGGACTGCTCCCTGGATGCGTCGGTGCCCACTGTGGCGGTGTTCATGCTGAAGATCTTCATGTCTTTGGTGGTGGGCATCACcagtggtgtgtgggtgtggagCTCCAAGACCCTGCAGACCTGGCAGGGCCTGTGCAGCAGGAAGCTGGCATCAGACAGGACTAGCAGGAAGCCCTGTGGCAGCGTGAGCTGCAGCACACACTGTCATTACAAAGCCCCTGCCGTGGTGCTCCACATGGCCAAGACAGACCCTTACTCAGAAAGCCCCACACATGTCTGA